From Paenibacillus graminis, a single genomic window includes:
- a CDS encoding type II toxin-antitoxin system HicB family antitoxin, with amino-acid sequence MSKKDVYRFWALLDTADEGISVRFPDLPGCLTSGDSAEEAYAAAREALEGFLYVMEQDGDSIPAPSPLDVILAQADVGEAACDVQVYMPVVREAMENKAVKKTLSVPKWLNDAAESQHLNFSQVLQEGLKRNLGIDNQRV; translated from the coding sequence ATGAGTAAAAAAGATGTATACCGCTTTTGGGCGCTGCTCGATACGGCAGACGAAGGAATCTCTGTTCGCTTTCCCGATCTTCCCGGATGCCTGACTTCCGGAGACAGCGCGGAAGAAGCCTATGCTGCAGCCCGTGAAGCGCTGGAGGGATTTCTGTACGTCATGGAGCAAGATGGTGACTCTATTCCCGCACCTTCCCCATTGGATGTGATACTGGCACAAGCAGATGTCGGAGAAGCCGCATGTGACGTTCAGGTGTATATGCCTGTTGTTCGGGAGGCTATGGAGAACAAGGCTGTAAAGAAGACGCTGAGCGTACCCAAGTGGTTAAATGATGCAGCGGAGAGTCAGCACCTTAATTTTAGCCAGGTCCTTCAGGAAGGATTGAAACGGAATTTAGGTATTGATAATCAGCGCGTTTAA
- a CDS encoding type II toxin-antitoxin system HicA family toxin, with protein sequence MKAYSSREIIKILEEDGWYIIGANGSHHYFKHSTKLGKVTVPHPRKSFPPKTQANILKSAGL encoded by the coding sequence TTGAAGGCTTACAGTTCAAGAGAAATCATAAAAATTCTTGAAGAGGACGGATGGTACATAATCGGAGCAAATGGGAGCCACCATTACTTCAAACATTCGACAAAGCTCGGTAAAGTTACCGTGCCACATCCTAGAAAAAGCTTTCCTCCCAAGACACAAGCAAATATCCTTAAATCAGCAGGGTTGTAG